The following are from one region of the Primulina eburnea isolate SZY01 chromosome 17, ASM2296580v1, whole genome shotgun sequence genome:
- the LOC140818323 gene encoding uncharacterized protein isoform X2: MGVDYYKILQVDRSANDEELKKAYRKLAMKWHPDKNPNNKKDAESKFKQVSEAYDVLSDPNKRAVYDQYGEEGLKGQVPPPGAGGFSGGMDGGGANAFRFNPRRAEDIFSEIFGFASPFGGMGDTGGGSRVGGSGFPSNMFRDDIFANYKNAAAAGGEGSSAGTTRKAAAIERMLPCSLEDLYKGTSKKMKISRDIMDSNRFKDIRRGNQTCF; this comes from the exons ATGGGTGTGGACTACTACAAGATTCTTCAAGTAGACCGCTCCGCCAATGACGAAGAGTTGAAAAAGGCCTACCGCAAGCTTGCCATGAAGTGGCACCCCGACAAGAACCCTAACAACAAGAAGGATGCGGAATCCAAATTCAAACAAGTTTCTGAGGCTTATGAT GTTTTGAGCGATCCGAATAAAAGGGCTGTTTACGATCAGTACGGGGAGGAAGGGTTGAAGGGGCAGGTGCCCCCGCCGGGTGCTGGTGGGTTTTCCGGCGGGATGGACGGAGGAGGGGCCAACGCGTTCCGGTTTAACCCACGTAGAGCGGAGGATATATTTTCGGAGATTTTTGGATTTGCGAGCCCGTTTGGGGGAATGGGGGATACGGGCGGTGGCTCTAGGGTTGGTGGGTCGGGTTTTCCTAGCAATATGTTTAGGGACGATATATTTGCTAATTATAAAAATGCTGCTGCAGCAGGCGGTGAAGGGAGCTCAGCCGGTACTACCCGGAAGGCAGCCGCCATTGAAAGGATGTTGCCTTGTAGTTTGGAGGATTTGTACAAGGGTACTAGTAAGAAGATGAAGATTTCTAGGGATATTATGGACTCCAATAG ATTTAAAGATATACGCAGAGGGAATCAAACATGCTTCTAA
- the LOC140818323 gene encoding uncharacterized protein isoform X3, with translation MGVDYYKILQVDRSANDEELKKAYRKLAMKWHPDKNPNNKKDAESKFKQVSEAYDVLSDPNKRAVYDQYGEEGLKGQVPPPGAGGFSGGMDGGGANAFRFNPRRAEDIFSEIFGFASPFGGMGDTGGGSRVGGSGFPSNMFRDDIFANYKNAAAAGGEGSSAGTTRKAAAIERMLPCSLEDLYKGTSKKMKISRDIMDSNRICW, from the exons ATGGGTGTGGACTACTACAAGATTCTTCAAGTAGACCGCTCCGCCAATGACGAAGAGTTGAAAAAGGCCTACCGCAAGCTTGCCATGAAGTGGCACCCCGACAAGAACCCTAACAACAAGAAGGATGCGGAATCCAAATTCAAACAAGTTTCTGAGGCTTATGAT GTTTTGAGCGATCCGAATAAAAGGGCTGTTTACGATCAGTACGGGGAGGAAGGGTTGAAGGGGCAGGTGCCCCCGCCGGGTGCTGGTGGGTTTTCCGGCGGGATGGACGGAGGAGGGGCCAACGCGTTCCGGTTTAACCCACGTAGAGCGGAGGATATATTTTCGGAGATTTTTGGATTTGCGAGCCCGTTTGGGGGAATGGGGGATACGGGCGGTGGCTCTAGGGTTGGTGGGTCGGGTTTTCCTAGCAATATGTTTAGGGACGATATATTTGCTAATTATAAAAATGCTGCTGCAGCAGGCGGTGAAGGGAGCTCAGCCGGTACTACCCGGAAGGCAGCCGCCATTGAAAGGATGTTGCCTTGTAGTTTGGAGGATTTGTACAAGGGTACTAGTAAGAAGATGAAGATTTCTAGGGATATTATGGACTCCAATAG GATATGTTGGTGA
- the LOC140818323 gene encoding uncharacterized protein isoform X1, with protein MGVDYYKILQVDRSANDEELKKAYRKLAMKWHPDKNPNNKKDAESKFKQVSEAYDVLSDPNKRAVYDQYGEEGLKGQVPPPGAGGFSGGMDGGGANAFRFNPRRAEDIFSEIFGFASPFGGMGDTGGGSRVGGSGFPSNMFRDDIFANYKNAAAAGGEGSSAGTTRKAAAIERMLPCSLEDLYKGTSKKMKISRDIMDSNRRPATMEEILTIAIKPGWKKGTKITFPEKGNEQRGVIPSDLVFIIDEKPHNLFKRDGNDLITTQKISLVEALTGYTAQVTTLDGRNLTIPINSIISPTYEEIVRGEGMPIPKEPGKKGNLRIKFNIKFPSRLTSEQKTGIKRLFSPS; from the exons ATGGGTGTGGACTACTACAAGATTCTTCAAGTAGACCGCTCCGCCAATGACGAAGAGTTGAAAAAGGCCTACCGCAAGCTTGCCATGAAGTGGCACCCCGACAAGAACCCTAACAACAAGAAGGATGCGGAATCCAAATTCAAACAAGTTTCTGAGGCTTATGAT GTTTTGAGCGATCCGAATAAAAGGGCTGTTTACGATCAGTACGGGGAGGAAGGGTTGAAGGGGCAGGTGCCCCCGCCGGGTGCTGGTGGGTTTTCCGGCGGGATGGACGGAGGAGGGGCCAACGCGTTCCGGTTTAACCCACGTAGAGCGGAGGATATATTTTCGGAGATTTTTGGATTTGCGAGCCCGTTTGGGGGAATGGGGGATACGGGCGGTGGCTCTAGGGTTGGTGGGTCGGGTTTTCCTAGCAATATGTTTAGGGACGATATATTTGCTAATTATAAAAATGCTGCTGCAGCAGGCGGTGAAGGGAGCTCAGCCGGTACTACCCGGAAGGCAGCCGCCATTGAAAGGATGTTGCCTTGTAGTTTGGAGGATTTGTACAAGGGTACTAGTAAGAAGATGAAGATTTCTAGGGATATTATGGACTCCAATAG GAGACCAGCCACCATGGAGGAAATTCTCACCATTGCAATCAAGCCTGGGTGGAAAAAAGGAACGAAGATTACTTTTCCAGAAAAAGGAAACGAGCAGCGAGGTGTCATACCCTCAGACCTCGTCTTCATCATCGATGAAAAGCCTCATAACTTATTTAAGAGAGATGGAAACGACCTAATCACCACCCAGAAGATTTCTTTGGTTGAAGCTCTGACCGGCTACACCGCACAAGTGACGACCCTTGATGGCCGGAATCTGACAATACCGATTAACAGCATCATTAGCCCCACATACGAAGAAATTGTTAGAGGAGAAGGGATGCCGATCCCCAAAGAACCTGGCAAAAAGGGAAACCTAAGAATCAAATTCAACATTAAGTTTCCTAGTAGGCTGACTTCAGAGCAGAAAACAGGCATTAAAAGGCTATTTTCGCCTTCTTGA